aatttaatttattgatgGTTCGTGTTTTGTttccatttcttttttttattttttttatggttcgggtaatctatataatatacttatcattttcacaaAATTATGAGATCATAGTAGTCTCGAAAGATTTATTTTGATAGTCATTTTATGCTCTCATATTCCGAATTATATGTATATGAGCAGTAATAGTTATTGAATACATTGAATTTATTCATACTTTTTCCCTTTTTGCAATTTTGCTGTTCTACATggcttctttttgttttttccaGAGTTTGGTTAATTGATTAGTAAAATATATTTGACACTTatcacaaaatttgaagattacATCTCGATCTCTAAGAATTTATTTGTTGGTTATTTTGAGCCCCCTCATCCAAACTATATAttagtctatatttattttatttttattacgttaatttttttaatgcattGGATCTTTTAgggtttcattttattttagtgatgagttttttttacttaattatttgaCTCTACGTTGGTTTccttgatttaattattttaatttatcgatGGTAAGTGTTTGGATCCATTTCTTTTCTTAATCGATTTTTACGGTTCTGTTaatctatataatatatttatcattttcacaAAATTATGAGATTATATTAGTTTCCAATAATTTATTTCGATAGTCATTTTGAGCTCTCATCTTCCAAATTATATGTTagtctatatatattttagttttattacatTACCTTGTTTGGTGCATTGAGTTTTTTAAAGTCTTATTTTATTTCTGTGCCTATATATTTGGTTCCGTAGCTCTATTTAAATCTAAAAATTGAATATGCTAAAACTTACCAGACTATTTCTCAAAatgtaaatatttattttatgaagaATTTTTGTGTAAAGAAATTTTTACTAATAGttcttaatatatataatttcaataataaaaataacaacaacaacaacaatatatttattagtaAGCATTACTTAGTTAATGTGATACATGACAATTttgtcatttaaaatatatatataataatatattattattggtATTATTATTGAAACTCAACGGAGTATATATGTGAGTAAATAATTGTTATTATCATCTCCACTCAAAATTTGTCTCGATCAAATAGTTGAGATAAAATTTGGGTGTGATAGTATATTGATTTGCTTTCGGATGAGATCATTTGATTTGTAATCGAATATAACTCGATTAATATTATGTTAATTTAGCTAAATTAATAAagtgaaaatttgaaattttccttaaataaattaatttagacaatagatgaaattttcaaatattgttATAAATTATTCGATAAAATATATTGGGATTGAGGTTGAAAATAAGAATAaccttattttattatttggttGAATTAAcgacaaatattacaaaaaactttaatatgatactttattttatttttattttcttacattgtaatatttaattattgtctcattatatatataaagctTACGCATTTCTACAAGTGTGATTAAAATATGTCggtaaatgttatttttatggtACTTTTCCAATAAAAATAGACATTGAGAGTATGTAAATTCTATATgcactttttcaaatttttctaatattttattcgtaatttaatttgattagttttgatttattttaacttTATTCATAGAAAGAGAAATTAatgagaaattaaaaatatgatatttttaattgagtattacatattattttattaattgatctattgtgagacggtctcaagaaAAATTACCCGTGAGACGGATCAAATTTGTGATATtaacaataataagtaatattttcggtataaaaattaataatttttcatgaatgacatatataagatatttgtctcacaaaattgactagtgagaccgtttcataaaactttttgtgttattttatttatatatatattttactacacatatatatttgagtgatattattttaaaattttatttcacatgaaatttttaataatcaatattaatttacaaatgatccattctgatataaaattaacgATACATACTATGATTCTAAAAACAAACAGAGAAAGTTAAACAAAATCTAAAAaggttaaaagttagcaaaatcACAATTGATATTTAACTAACAAGATtagtgattttattttaacattattatgataatttagttaattaagagaatttCATTTGACAATCGTTGTTCTAAGTGTACTCCATTTAAGGACATTGTGGTTTTGGTTGTggtaaaattcattttattatttttctattgtgaattatatttgaatgaaaaatatatttgttaatttgagagaacttcattataatattgaaaaatgtcatatgaataagtgaatatatatgatttatagtaATGATGTACTTTAtctattgtgttttgatatatttagattcaTAAATGCTCATAAACAAAATGTTATTCAAACGattttaaacattatttaaatatcgtgattatgtttttttattattagttAACCACGTGTATGGCACATGGGCATTCctagtatttttaaatatatgacATTCGTCCAAcaaaaaatatgcataaaaattgcTCTAAGGATTTCTTTATACAATTATTGTATCATATCTTGAAAATGGTTTTCAGAGTTCTTTTCAaaatgttcaaattttcaatcgGAATACAGAAAAATGAGAAAACAGAAACGGAAAAAATGGGGCAAGAGTACATACTCGGTTTGGTTCTATTCGGTTTTGGTTTGGAAACTTTTTCAAACTAAATctgatatttaaaagaaaaatggaaGAAAGCTTAAAAagtcatacacacacacatgaaacaaatatatctcgagtaagtctcttgtgagacggtctcacgaatctttacctgtgagatgggtcaactctcccgatattcacaataaaaaataatactcttagtacaaaaagtaataatttttcatggatgacccaaacaaAAAATCTgcctcacaaaatacgacccgtgagaccgtctcacacaagtttttgtcatatatccCAGGTATGTGAGATGAGATAATTAAAGTAgagataaaaaattgaaaaatatggaTAATATGATTAGTTTTTACTTCAATTATAGAATTCGAACCAATCATCAGATGAAATAAGAATATTGTTATATTGACCCTATTATTTCTGCACCAAACATggaatttttttcccttttctcATAAAAGTGTCATGGCAGGCAAAAGAATTGACATATGCCATATCAGGAAAAAAACGAGACCTGTATATCTAACGATAGGTGATACATAGGAAGTGTTTCTAATCAATATCTTGTGGTATAGACTAACTCCATATAAGCAATAATATCGACCATATTTCAAGAAACCAAAAAGAACTATCAAACAGTTTGAATATTCAGCTTCTATCAGACAACAAACGTTAATTGCACAAGTAAAACCAAAATGTCTGTCCAAATTGGATGTATACGATAATTTGTGTTCACTTATGATGTATTCCGAAACTTTGTAAAATGTCCTTACTCCATAGCATATTTTTCAAACGTGGCTGCATGCATACATACAAGTTGCAAGGCTCGGTTGTTTACACTGCTCTTTGGCTATCTGTGGTTTAATTTCCGTGTAATCCAAGAGCTGACCGAGGAGTATGGTATATCTCAATCTCGATTTAAATCCTATCCATTTCCAGTTGAATAGAGCATATCCACTTCAGGGCAGGATCATATCATCTCTTTTCCACATCCCAGTCATCATCACCCCATTCTTCATCCCAATCTTCATGTGTTTCAATTGTAAATGTCGAGTTGGTTTGCTGCTCCCCCATTTCAAGTTCCTTATACTTTACATCGTCAAGGTGTCGTCCCTTCCTCTTAAACTTGCAGCACATCAAAGTTCCTCCAATGAAGAATGCTGTCACAAAAAATAAGTATGTTCCATTTACTGGTGTTACATAATTCATATAAAAACCTTTAGGTAGCGAAGCTCCCAAGTGAATGGTGCAGTTTCCATTTTCGGCGCTTAGCAATATCGAAGAATACCCTGATCCCATGTTCGATAGTAATTTTACCTGTTGCGGGAAACATGACCAAAAAATAAACACAAACTCGATCATAAAACAGAGGATGAAATCCATCCATGTTAAATGAGTAGGAATGCAGGGATGATGCCAGGACAGAAACAAAGAGGAGAAAATAAAAGTTAATAGCAGCACCTTCTTGCTTTGGTGTCCAGATATATCGGTATTCTCCTCCACAGTAACGTTTGCAGGAAAGATGGTAATGCTTAATCTGTGAGAGCTCTCACCCTCATTAATGACAAGCACATATTTCGCTTGAGATACTGCTAGGAAAATAGATACTATGAGACTTGCAACTATGATAAACTTTAAAACGAGtccaaaaaaagaaagaagctGTATCATTAGATTTGCATTCTAACAATGTTTCCCGGCTATTTTCATTTGACAGCCAATTTGGGtttgatatttgattcaaattcatgttttattcATTGTTTGTATCAATATAAGAAGTTTGCACAGTTGTCTGGTCAACTATAATAAACTTTCTATATAGTTGAGACATGATTAAAGCACCCACCGTGCTGGATCACTTGAGCTTTCCTGAATAAATGTTCGAAGCATACGACATGCTAAATTTGTCTGTTTTGTTCTACTGTTGGTTCTCCTAAGTTCTTTTGATCCACCACCGGAGGGGATCCTAAGCGGAGGGTTTCGTTTTAGACTATGCAACACATATAGATTATctaattaaatgaaaatacaTGATTCCAGCTGAATACCAAATGAACTAGTTGTATTCAGGATGGAATGAACCTAATGGAAAGCATGCTGCAGAGCATGAACATGTAGACCCTCTAATCACTAACCCCAGTTCAATATCGAGATCATGAGCTAAGAAATTCAAAGAGAGAAGggttaatcaataatttatggGCCAAGAACTACAATCTAAACCAAATGGGAGAACCAAGAACAAGTGATCCAAATGTTAATTTAGGCCCAATTTGCATGGTTCCGTCTAAGCCCATTAAATAAACATGGGAGGTGTTATTTCTTGCGTTATTCACAAAGCTTTgaagtaaaaatttaaaattctctTCATGTGAGCATAACTTGGAAATGAAGAACTTATCAAGACTAATTTTTGGTGGCATTTGATTCCATTTTTGTCCACTTTGTTCTTGAGTGAACCTTGGTGGATGTTTCCATGGATTTTGCTTTAGGATCATAGTTGTAAAAAGCGTGTGCCTAGGCGCCAGGCGCACCCTACACGCCTGGGTAACCACACCGGCGCCGACTTTGCAAGAGGCGAGCCCAGGCGCACACTTCTTGCAAGGCCCAAGGCTTTCCTGAGGCGACAAAAGCGCTTCGGTATATCACTGGCCCAGTTTCTCTACTTTTTAACAAAAATGGGCTGCAAAGCTTAGAGCCCAAAGCTGGTTTAGGGGAAAAAAAGCCAAAGCTGGTTTAGAAAAAAAGCCCAAAGCATAAACCCTAAAAAATAAGAAGCGGACAGCAACAATCAAAGCCTGTTATCTTCTTTTctgttttgaaaaaataaaaaataaaataaaaaacaatcaaAGTCTCAGCATCAGCAAGCAtcctgaagaagaagaagaagaaaacgaAGGGTCCCAAAATcatcaaacaaacaaataatcatttttattgATGAATTAGACATCTGAAAAGcttaattatttcaataataacCTTTTTGTCAAATAATGATATAGTatataaataagttttttttttaaattaatagaaATATAGCTTCAATAAAACGCACGCCTCAGGCTTCAAGATCGCCTTGGTGTGCCCTGCGCCTCTAATAACTATGTTTAGGATTACCTAAAAAAAGGTGTGAATTCTATTCTTGTTATTGTGGACAGATTTTTCAATTATAGGACTACCTTATCAGATTGGGTGTGAAGTTGAGAACTACCTTTAAAAGGGAAAGTTGGGAACCAAATTATTGCTTTTAAATACACATCATCCCTAGACAAATGGTAGTTAAGAGGATTGTTTGCCTCATGTCAAGTTTGCTTGTCACAAGATTGTCCATTCTGCTAGTCAACATTGCACATTTGAGGTTGTGATAAGTTCTTAATGCTTTGACTCTGTTGGATTTAATTCCTTCGTGAACCAAGTAACAAATGAGTTTGGATGAGAAGAAGGTTAAATAACAAATCTAGAAAAAGGACAGTCCAATATGCCAGTACCGCCAATAAGAGACGAAAAACCAAATCGTAAAGAATGGTTCCATTTGCAAAACGATCCTAAAAATCTATATAAGAGTCTAAGACCTCAGTCATACTTTACTTTGATATAATCATCACTGACACCAAGAAAGATGACTCCATCTTAACTTCACATGTCCTCTTCTCTATTACCACCATTTAGTCAGTATTCATTAACAAAACAAACAGTAGAGACAACTCAGCTGATGGAGTAATTCATACACACTTCACATAAACATCTTTG
This window of the Primulina huaijiensis isolate GDHJ02 chromosome 3, ASM1229523v2, whole genome shotgun sequence genome carries:
- the LOC140973879 gene encoding uncharacterized protein, which codes for MMRILRLALTVIFLTCVVFPCHSDGSFSYIFRKLEQDSDASKLNAQVSPSPSPVPVENSNSGKAGSPVNSPKETCDMVVDKCGIEESHVSACVPFDGNVSQAKYVLVINEGESSHRLSITIFPANVTVEENTDISGHQSKKVKLLSNMGSGYSSILLSAENGNCTIHLGASLPKGFYMNYVTPVNGTYLFFVTAFFIGGTLMCCKFKRKGRHLDDVKYKELEMGEQQTNSTFTIETHEDWDEEWGDDDWDVEKR